The genomic window CCAAATTCATCAACGGCACAAGCGACTGCGTGGCCGGCTCAATTTGTGCTTCAAATGAGTTCATTCACCGGCTCACCGATATTAACACCGGAGCATCGATGCTCTTCGGAGCGGTACTCGACAGCACGCGCGCCGCGAGTATTCTCAAGAATCTGCATTCGCTGCACTTGCGTATGCGGCAGCACAGCCGCAATGCTCAATTCCTAGCCGAAAAGCTTACGGAATTGGGAATGAGGGTACATTATCCCGGCCTTGCAGCACACCCGCAGCACGATCTTCTTACAAAACTAATGAACGACGGTTACGGCTATGGCGGCATGCTTGCCCTTGATGTCGGCGACGCGGCCGCGGCCAACCGTTTAATGACGCGGATGCAGGAGGAAAAGGTCGGCTATCTCGCCGTCAGCCTCGGTTATTTCAAAACGCTCTTCAGCTCGCCCGGCCACAGCACGTCATCCGAAATACCCGCGGAGGAACGCGAGCAGATGGGCCTCAGCGACGGGCTTGTCCGTTTTTCGATCGGCCTCGACAACAACATCGAGCTTGCGTTCGAGCGTATGAAGCACTGCCTCTCAGAGGCCGGCATCATCTAGCCCGGTACCTTCGAGAACAAGTTTGGCTGTATAATAGGGCTTTTGAATTAACTATGTCAGAAGCAATTGAAACAGCAGCAGCAACGCGAGTCGAGACGGACTCGATGGGGCCGATCGATGTGCCGTCGAACGTTTATTGGGGAGCGCAGACTCAGCGGTCGCTCGTCCATTTCAACATCGGTTTTGATGTGATGCCGCGCGAGATGATACGCGCTCTCGGCATCCTGAAAAAAGCCGCGGCGATAGTCAATTGCGACCTGGGCAAACTGCCCGAAGACAAAAAGGACCTTGTCGTGCGGGCCGCAGACGAGGTCATCGAGGGCAAGCTCGACGCACACTTCCCGCTGCGTGTTTGGCAGACAGGTTCCGGCACGCAGACGAATATGAACGCGAACGAGGTCATCTCGAACCGCGCCATCGAAATGGCGGGCGGCGAGATGGGCTCGAAACAGCCTATCCATCCGAATGACGACGTCAACAAGTCGCAGTCGTCGAACGACACCTTCCCGACGGCGATGTATATTGCGGCAGCCGAACGGATGACCGCGTTGATACCGGAAGTTGAAAAGATCAGCAACGCGATAAAGACAAAGGCGAAGGAATTCGAGGGCGTCGTGAAGATCGGCCGAACGCATCTGCAGGACGCTACGCCGATCACCGTGAGCCAGGAATTCAGCGGCTGGGCCGACCTTATCGACCGCGATATCGAACGCCTGCGTCTCGTCATGCCCGGCCTTTATGACCTTGCGATCGGCGGCACGGCCGTCGGCACGGGCCTCAATGCGCATCCTGAATTCGCCGAACGTGCCGCGGCAAAGATCGCCGAATTAACGGGCCTGCCATTCAGATCGCATCCGAACAAATTCGCGGCACTTTCGGCACACGATGAGATCGTTTTCGCTTCGGGCGCGGTTAAGACGCTGGCCGCGAGCCTTATGAAGATCGCAAATGACATTCGCTGGCTCGCTTCCGGCCCGCGATGCGGCCTCGGCGAGATATCGATCCCAGAGAACGAGCCCGGTTCGTCGATCATGCCCGGCAAGGTCAATCCTACGCAGAGCGAAGCGATGACGATGGTCGCCGTGCAGGTTTTCGGCAACGACGCTGCGATAGGTTTTGCGGGTTCGCAGGGCAACTTCGAACTGAACGTCTTCAAACCCGTGATGATCCACAACTTCCTGCATTCGGTGCGGCTGATACACGATGCGTGCCACGGATTTGTAGATTATTGTATCGCCGGAATTGAGTTGAACCGCGACAAGATCGACCATTACCTGCACGATTCGCTGATGCTCGTTACCGCACTAAATCAGCACATCGGCTACGACAACGCCGCAAAGATCGCTAAGCACGCTCACAAAAAGGGCATTTCGTTAAAAGATTCGGCTCTCGATCTGGGCCTGCTCACTTCTGAGCAGTTCGACGAATGGGTCGTCGCGGAAGATATGACGCATCCGTGATCCGGCGTTGAATTGAATTATCCGCCGATGATAACGGTCGGTTCGCCTTTCGTGATGGTGTTTTGCGGTCCGAGTGCCTCAAGGATCGTATCACCCATGCGGCCCGCAGGCAGATTATTGATCATAACGGTTGCCGAACCCGTAATATCGACGCCCGGCCCGTGCGGCGGTATAGGCAGCGGTGTCGTGCATAAATGTATATCCGCACCCGCGGCCGCGCTGCTGATAGCACTCGACATTGCAGCTAACGCGGCGGCTTTTGCGGCCTCCTCCGCGGCCTTTGCGGCGGGTCCTGCCGGCGTGCCTGCGGCTGCGGTGCTTGCAGCCTCGGCCGCCTTTACCGCAGTATCGGCAGTTGCTTTTGCTGATTGAAGTGCGGCTACGGCCGCGAGCGGAATGCCGCGCCAAGCCGGCAAAAAGCCGATCAACACGTTCGGGCTTCCCGGCCCCGGCGTCAAAATCGGCGGCAGCGGATGTGCTACCGGATCAGTTACCCTTGCTGCTGGACCTTGCGGCATATTTGCTCCCTAAATTCGGCAACTACATTGCATACGGTATCGGCAGACCGCTTTCAAGTACATTCTCTTTGATCGAAACGCTTCCGTCGGATGCGACATCGGCATCAAAACGCACAAGATCGCGGCCCTTGACGGTAAAGAGCGTACATATCGTGCCTGAGCATTTCGGCGGAACTACGACACGCGAAAATTTCTTCTGTATCTCGTCAAATCTCGCATTGTCCGCATCGCTCAAATTCGGCCGCCGGCGAATGCCGCCAATATCATCAAGTATCGTCAATGCTCCCGCAGGTGCCGCGACAGCCGCCAAATATAAACGCACGTATTCGAGGCGGTCAGACGATGAGATCAAGCTCAAGCCGGCACGTCCGACAAAGCCGGTGAATTTACCATCGTCGCCGTTGAGCACCGTACAGTCGCCTTCGCCCGGGCAGCCGATGTAGAAAATGACCGGCCGCGTAGGCAGGTCTGCCTGAACACGAAAGATAGCACCCTTTTGCAGGAACGGTGTCGCCATTTGTTCGTTTCGTTTGCCCTTTGCTCGGATCAACGAAGCGGTCGTCGGATCTGTTCTCTCGATCTTTTTTGCCAACTCTTCTATATCCATTTTTGCTTCCTTCCCACCGGCCCTATTTTCAGGGTAAGGTGTCGGTGTTGCGAGGCTCGGCGGAGTACTTTGCAGGTTGGGCTCAATTGAGAATGTTCCCGCTCCGCAACCGATAAACATCATACAGGCAAGTACTGTTGCCAATGCCGACGCGTCTGCCATACGCTGTTACGGAGTTCCGCCTCCGCCCGGATGGTGTGCATCCCAATCACCGCCATAATAGTCGGGGTATGTCTGTCCGGTCGATGTCGAAGGTACGACCTCTCCGTTATCAAAACCCTGCCGCACACGTTGGCGGCCCGCTTCGCGGCCGATCGCCTCAGCTTGCTCGTCGGAGATATTCGGGTCCGCCGCACGGGCATTGGCAACGGCCTGATCGTGTGCCTGCTGATATTCGTTTTCGAGCGGAAAATGCGAACCGGAGACATCGGTGCCGTTGGCCGCCAGTTCATTCCTGGCCTCTATGCTTCTGACAGTACCTTCCGTTTCTTCGTCGAGCATCGTATCTACATAGTCGTTTCGATTCTGCGTATCTACGTTCGCACTTCGGCCTTCGTGATGTGCCTCGGCATGATTCATCTCATGCGTGAATGTAAGTGCCGAAGTTGTCGGATCTTCGCTAGGATCGAGATTCATCCTATTGTCGCTCGAGCTGAAATAGGAGCCTTCGCCAGCGTTGAACGTCGGGTCTACGCCATAGCGATCATAAACCTCAAGAGCGTGCCGCCCCTGCGCGGAGTTTGCTAGAGTATTGCGCATCGAGGTTATGCGAGGATCTTCACCGGGACGCGGCGGGGCGATATGATGCTGCGACTTCAGTTTACGGCTCCTTCTGGTGCGGCCGCCGCCCGACCGCGGACGATCAAGATAGCCCGGCGCGCCCGTGTCAGCGGTTTCGGCATCCATCGGATCATCTATCGACGGATCGCCTGTTTCGGTTCCGAAGCCCCCGGAGTTGATCTTGACCATAGACCCTGCGATCGTAACACCCGAAGGGTCGATCACGACGCAGCTGCCGCCGACCTTCAGGCTTATTTTTGTTGATGCCTCGAGTATGATGTTCTGAGCGTTCGACTCTGCTTTCCCCTTCACCATCAAAGAGAGTCCGCCTTCGTAATTTTTGACGACGTCGCCCTTGACGGTCTCATTCAATTTGCCGTCGATGCCGATGAACTCATCTTTTTTGACGTGCAGATCGTAGCTGCCGCCGACGGTGATGGCGAGATTGCCGCCGGGTTTATTATCGGAGCGTACGCCGATGCTCTCCTGACGGTTGGCGCCGCAGGTCTCGTACATCGACTCCTTTACACGAAGATCGTAGCGCTTCTGCGAGTGGACAAAGACCTGTTCCTTGTCCTTCTTGTCCTCAAAGCGCAGCTCATTGAACCCCTTGCCGTCATCGGGCGAGGTGCGCGTTTTGATGTAGGTCAATGTCTTGAACTTCGGCAGTTCGTAGTGCGGCATCGTCTCCGGATTATAGACCGCGCCGGTGATGATCGGCCGGTCCGGGTCGCCCTCGAGAAAATCGACTATGACCTCCTGCCCGATTCGCGGAATGAACATCGTGCCCCACTTGTTGCCTGCAATTCCCGTACTGACGCGGAGCCAGCAGGATGATGTGGCATCATACTTGCCGTCGCGGTCCCAGTGGAACTGCACCTTAACGCGGCCGAACTTATCCACAAATATCTCTTCGCCCGACGGGCCTGTAACTACGGCAGTTTGACTGCCGCGCATTAGCGGCTTCACGGTGCGCCTGATCGGGCGGAACGGTGCGGAGCCGTCGCCCTGCGGTATGCATGTAAAGTTCGCAACGTAGGCATTTGCGACCGACGATTCGTCCAAGTAGGCGGGCGTCTGTATGGCCTCGGTCTTGACCGAGATGGTCAGATGATTCCGGTTGTTCGCAGGATTGGGATGTTCGGTCATACGGAACCGATAGCCCGGCGTCAGTGCACAGCAGTCCGACATACCGTAGCTCGACCTCATCGCGACATCGATCTCCTGCTGCCGCAGGCTTGTGGTTCGTTCACGATCGTCGAAGATCTTATTCAGTTTGCCGGATTGCTCACGCCCGCCCGAATCGATCCCGTCAAAGCGTTTTGCGTAGCCGCCGGGATAGTCATAGATCTCGGCATCCGACATACCTTTTGAATTCATCGCATTTGCTTCGAGCGAATTCTTAGGCAATTGGAAGTTATGATCCCGAAGCGTATAGCGGCCCGAGCAGGATTTACTCGCGGCACGCCAACTTCGGATGGCTCCTTCCCATTCATCGACATTATCGGAGATATCAATGCCGAAACGGATCGTCGAGCGCCCGGGCAATTCACGATGTGAACCCGGCATATTGCCGAGGATCATTCGGTGCGAGTTCTCAGTGTGCTCGAAATAGTAGTAGATGCCTTCTTCCTCCATCAATCTGGAGGCGAAATCAAAGTCAGACTCGCGGTATTGAACACAATAATTGCGAGCCTCGAAATTGCCTTGGATCTCGTGATCCACCTCAAAGCCTTCAAAGACCTGCCGCAATATCTCAGGCACTGACAGATTCTGAAATATGCGGCTTTGCGAATTCTGTGTAAGTATCCAAACGGACGGCACAAGTTCGGCGTGAAAATGCGACCAGCGGTGGTTACGCGAGCCTTGAGTGAACTCGACACACATTCCGTTGAAGAAGCGTTTTGTACCGTCAGGCTGAAGGACAGTAACGGTCATCTTCTGGCCGAGCATCTGTTCAGGATCGATAAGTGTAGGCACATTTCCTGCCTCTTCTTCGTCATGCACCATCTCGACATCAAAGCGGAACAGGTGCGAGATCTGCTCAGCAGCCCGCAAACGCTTGATGAGCAGAAAATCATCGTCGAGCGGCGTCGTTACCTTTAATGTTCTTCCTGCTTGTGTGGTCGGCATAGCTCTTTTGTGGGGCAATATCGTTCTGCCCGCAATATAGGACGCGCGGCAAGCGCGTTTTTTGCCCTAACGGCCTCCGTGCCGCTGCCTGTGGCTGTCATACCAAACGGCCGGCCGCGGCTCGCGTCTCGGATCGTGCACACCGCCGTCGCCGTCATACCACACGCTCGGGTTGCCGAACCGCGAAATAATACTGCCGTCACGGCCGTAAACAACGACCTCGCCTTCCCAATCACCGAATTCGATCGCCGTTTCCTCACAAAAGAAGAGCGAACAATGTTCTTCGCGGTAGTAGGTTTGCACTTCGCGGGCGGCGGTAACCTCGGCAGCGGCATTGAGAGCAATGCGGCGGCAAAGCTCATCGCCGTCGCCGCTTCGCGTCATTGTGGTCTCGGCGGCGTGACACGCAAAAAGCACGATCCGATCGACCTTTCCTCGAAGGCGCTGGAACTCCGAGACGTTCCGATACGAGATCAACTCGTGGCAGAACTGGAGTGCCGTAGTGTCCTCGGCGATGACGTGCAGGCCGTGGCACATAATATACAGCACATCTATGCCGCCGTGCGCGTCCGCGATCTCTGCGGTGTCGTTGAAGAACTCGTCGAGCGGCGTGTCCTCTGACACCTCGATCGTAAAGCTGTGCATATTCGTCGCGGGTGCACGGCCCTCGAGCCTTCTGTCATGTGCGATCACGTTTACGGCCATACGCTATTCGAATGTGTAGGCGAACTGCTCATTGTCGCCTACGGAAACACGCACGCTCTTGATGCCCTCGCCCTGTGCCATCCTCGAAAGCACCTCGCCGGACATCTCGGGCAGCAGCGTTCCGGTCAGGATGTTGTAAACATTGCGGGCACCGCTATCGACATCGGTGCACCGTTTCGCAACGGTTTCGATCACCGCATCGTCATATGAGAATGCCGCGTTGTGGTTTACCTTGATGCGGTCTGCTATCTTGCCGAGCTGCAGCTTGATGATAAGCCGCAATATATCATCCGAGATCGGATAATAAGGCACGGTTACCATACGGCCGAGCAGCGCCGGCTTGAACGCCTTTGTAAGCTCCGGCCTTACTGCATCGATCAGTCCGTCGGGCATCGGCTTGGTCTCAGGATCGGCACACAACTTCATTATGGTGTCGGTACCGACATTCGACGTAAGCAGGATGACGCAGTTCTTGAAGTCGATCTCGCGGCCTTCGCCGTCTTCGAGCACACCCTTATCGAACACTTGGAAAAAGAGTTCCATCACGTCAGGGTGTGCCTTTTCGACCTCATCAAGCAGCACTACCGAATACGGCTTGCGCCTGACGGCCTCGGTCAGCACACCGCCTTCGCCATAGCCGACGTATCCCGGAGGCGACCCTTTAAGGCTGGACACGGTGTGTGCCTCTTGATACTCGCTCATATTGATCGAGATGAGGTTGCGTTCGCCGCCATACAGCGCCTCGGCGAGAGCCAAAGCGGTCTCGGTCTTGCCTACGCCCGACGTTCCGACAAGCAGAAAGACGCCGATCGGGCGTTTCGGGTCTGTAAGGCCGGCTCGAGCGGTACGAATACGCTGTGCGATAGTGTCGAGTGCATGATCCTGCCCGAGGACACGTTCGCGGAGCGTCGAAGAAAGGTTCAGCACGGCATGGATCTCGTCTGCGACCATCTTGCCGATGGGAATGCCTGTCCAGCCCGAGATGACCTCGGCAACCGTTTGGCCGTTCACCACCGGCTGCATCAAGGGATCCTCGCCCTGAACTTGCTTCAGCTCATCGGTCGCGGTTTTGAGGTCGGCCTGCAGGGACGCGATATCGGCTGACGGCTCAGCGGCATCATCAAGCCGTGTTTGTTCAAGCTTGATACGGATACTGCGTATCTTCTCGACCAGCTCCTTTTCTTTCGTCCACTGCTCGTTCAGCTTGGCAAGCTTTTCTTCGGCAGCGGTGCGTTTCTCGATCAACTCCTGAAGACGTTCATCATGGCCCGCACCCGTGAGCTGCTCTCTTTCGAGGGCTCCGATCTCGGTGTTAAGATTCTCGATCGTTCGTGTCGTATCCTCGACCGATGCAGGCGTTGCACCTTGCCCTATCGCGACCTTCGCACACGCGGTATCAAGTACCGAAACGCTCTTATCGGGAAGCTGGCGTCCGGTAATGTAGCGAGCTGAGAGTTTGACGCATTCGACAATGGCTTCATCAAGCACGCGGACGTTGTGATGCTCCTCCATTTTATCGGCGAGGCCGCGCATCATCGCTACCGCCTTTTCTTCGTCCGGCTCTTCGACCTTTACAACCTGAAAGCGGCGTGCGAGGGCGGCATCCTTTTCAAAGTATTTCTTATATTCGGCCCATGTCGTAGCCGCGATGGTACGCAGTTCGCCGCGTGCTAGTGCGGGTTTGAGAAGGTTCGCAGCATCATTTTGGCCTGCTTGGCCACCGGCACCGATCATCGTGTGAGCCTCGTCGATAAACATTATTATCGGCTGCGGCGACGCCTTTACCTCATCGATCACGTTTTTCAGACGCTGCTCGAATTCGCCCTTGACGCCCGCTCCTGCCTGCAGCAGGCCGAGATCGAGCGAACGGACCGAAACATTCTTAAGCGGCTCCGGCACATCGCCCGAGGCGACGCGTGCCGCGAAGCCTTCGACAACGGCGGTCTTTCCGACGCCGGCCTCGCCCGTAAGTATCGGATTGTTCTGGCGGCGGCGGGTTAGAATGTCCACAATCTGGCGGATCTCACTGTCGCGGCCGAGTATCGGATCGATCTTGCCGGCGGCGGCCTTTGCGGTCAGATCCTCGGTATATTGATCCAATGCCTTTGTGCGGCCCGGAACACCGGTTGCGACCGGAGCACCGTCACCGGCGGCAGACGTCTCGCCGAGAGCCACGGCGTCGCGTGCCTCTGCTGAATCGGCGGTGACCTCTTCGAGCTTCGTTTGCAGCGATTCAGCCGAAATGTGATTGAATTCACGCGATATCTCGCGCGCAATGCGGGCAAGTCCGTCGTTCAGGACGAGGGCAAGGACAAGGTGGCCCGAACGCACGCGTGCCGCGCCGAAATCTACCGAAGCAAGCAGCCACGCATCCTGTATCCAACGCGGCAGCCGATCGCTCAATCCCGGAGTTCGCGTGTTGCCTGTCTTCAAACGATCGAGAGCTTCGCTGACATCCTTTGAGAGCCGGTCGATGTTCACCTCGTAATGGCTGCAGATCTTATGCAGGTCGGTGTCATCCTGCTCGAGCAGTTTTGCGAGGATGTGTTCGATCTCGATGTCATAATTCGTGCGTGAGAGGCAAAGCCCCGCGGCACCCTCGAGGGCGTTGCGGCATGTGTCGTTGAGTCGTGCTACAAGTGATTTAAGATTTACATTCATTCCTTTTGCCTATTTTCCGTCTTTCCCTCAGGCGAGGACGACCTGTTCATCATCCTGTGTGAAGGGCTTCGTTTTCAAAAAAGTGGTCCACCCGAGCATTGGCTTTCTCACCGCACGTGTGGTCAGAATGGCCGCAGGGACCTGTTTTGCCGCAAGTACGAGCTGAATATCATGATCGAACTCGAGGCCGAGTAGGAATTTAATGATCGACCGCAGCGGCGCCGCCGCGCTTCCGTTTGGCAGGAACGCCCGAAAACGATCAAAATTCAGCGGGCCGATGCGGATGCGGAGTTTCGACTGCTGATCCCAAACGCGTGTACCGATAATGGTGTTGACACCCAAATGGCTGTTCTTTTCGCCGAGTATGCTGTGATCGTCGGAACTGAGCTTGAGCCACTGGCCCGAGAACTGTTTGACCTTGACCGGCGTTTGAAAATAATCGCCAAGGATATTCTCGACCGCGTTATTGCTGTGCGGCCGCTGTGCAACGATGCCCGCGTACGGCAGCAGCGATTCGTCCTCGACGCTCATCCGTCCGCGAAGCCCTTTTGTGCCAAGCCCCGCAATGTCGTACAGGAACGCCGTAAAGCCGTCATCGCCGCGCTCATACGAAACCGGGAAACGATACTTTCGCCACGCCCTGTAAAAAAGCGAAACAGCCCGATGCGTAAAGATATCGAGGAACGACCACATCGCGGTATCGCGATGGCGGATGCGGTCAAAAACAAGCTCGGTATAGTGCGTCGGCAATACACCGCTGACGCCGACCATGCCCATGAAGTTGACCATCATCTCGACGCGCGTCTCGTCCGCGGTTCCAGTTTCGACCTCGTTGATCTCTTGGATCTCGCTTGGCGGAAAATCAAGGGCGACGCGCGAACGGAACCGGACGATCTCATCGGCAGGCATCGCCTCAGCACCGACACTCTGCTTGCCCGGCCGCGCCTTCTCCAGCACTCGCACGGCTTGGAAGAACTCGAACGAGTACGGCTCCTCCGCCAATTTTTTGGCAAGGCCCATCTCTGTCATAAAAGCTCCTGTTCTCCGGCACGCGGCGGAAATCGGCAAAGCTCTTCTTCACGCTGATCGGTACGAACGACGGTTTGGTTGAATGAGTTGATGCCTGCGTAAAGGCCGAGGAAATGCTCAATGACGCACGCGAAAAGGAACAGGCCGCTGCCCACGAACTGCTCTTCATCGAACGTCAATGTCGTTTCGATCCCGCGGACAAATCCCGCACCGACACGCTGCCCGATCTGGCGCACGACCTTGCGCGACGAGATACCGGTGATGCCCAATATCTGCTTCCGGGTGATCGCCGAGTCGTTGAAGTTATACAGGTGCAGTATCTCCTGCAACGCCTCGGCCGAGCCGTTGTTGTCGCCCACGATCGAGAGATAATTGAGGTTCAGGTGCGAGATCAGCCGCCAATGAGCGCTCCGCCGCTGCGGCGGCCGGAGCGTCTCGGTCGGTTTTGTAAGGCACTTTACACGCGAAAGCAACGCCGTACCTTCGATCTCAAAATCGCCTTCCTTGCCGCCGAACGGCAGCTTTGCCGGCAGATCGCGGTTCGTGCAGGTGGTCTTAACATTGAGCACCTCGACCGCAGGCACATTCGGGTCGAAATTCATATCGACGAGCGACATAAATATCTCGGTGCCTTCGTCGTCGGGACGCTGCGACTGCCGCCTGACGGTGTACCAGAACGATTTTTCCATCTGTTCGCCGTAGGCGTGCCGCATGGAATAGAACGGCGAGAATTCGCGTGTCGTATTGGTACGCGGATCGCTTGTTATGACCTCATCGACAGAATATATCTCGGTGGAATTCTGCCTGTGGACATCGGGAATTACCTGATATTCGTAACGCTGCTGCGACAGGTAGATCGGATCGGAAAGCCGTGAGAAAAGGTTGACGATCGGTGTGCATCCGAGGCGGAATGTATCCGCCGTTACAGGTGCACTCGGCGGCACAATATCCTTGACATCTATCACAAGCTCAAAATGGCTGCCGAAATTAGCGGCAATGGCACGGTCGAGGCCTTCGACATCAAAGAAAAGGAACTTGTACGGGAACGCAAAATATTCCGTCAGCAGGCGATAGCCCATGAAGGAACGCTTGGTGTAGGGCAGCATCGCCTCGTTCTCTGCAAATCCGACCTGCTTGATCGCATCTTTAGCCTGCAGAACAACCGGATCGGGCAAACGAAGCTGTATATGTTCAATGGTCTGACTTCCGATGGGTGCTTCCTTTGCGCGGAACTGCACCGTAACCGCGTTGTTGAAGATCAGCTCATAGAGCGGATACACAAGCTGCGGATCACCGTCGATATAGAACCGAAGCGTCGTCGGTACATCCTCGAGCGAACTTCTCCGAAGCTCACTAAGGCGCGAGTTGCCGTAGCAACGCATCCCGATGCGTATCTGTGCCGTCGCAAAACGTCCGCGTCCGTCCTTCGGTGCCGGCGATTCGAGCGAGGCGGACTCGACCTCGATCGGCATCAGATCGACATCATAAGCAGTTCGAAAGCGGCACGGGCTGCCGTCGATCGGCCGTGAATTGAGCCGCGTGCCGGCATCCATCTTCTGCACGGCTGTTAGTTTGTCGTGCGGCGAGCCGTAATTCATCTGCACGATCGACATCGATGGGATCGGGGCCAGATAGTGCGGATACAGGACGTTGAAGAAGGCTTCGGTTATCTCGGGCAGCTCATCATCAAGCTTCAGTCCGATGCGGCCCGTGAGGAACGCGAACGCCTCGATCAGGCGTTCAACGTGCGGGTCTTCGATCTTTTCTTCGCTGAGTTCGAGACGCGCGGCGATCTTCGGATAACGGCGTGCAAATTCCGCGCCCATGCGGCGCAGAAAGATGAGTTCGCGTTCGTAATATGCTAATAGTTCGTCACGCATCGCCCGTTAAAACGCCTCTATCGCTCCTTTACTTCAAATTCGCCGCTGCCCGACTGAAGTACCGTATCAAATACGACCGGCTCCGGTGTCGGCTCGATATCGAGGCTCGCCTCGATGCGGAATCTGAGGCTCCGCTCCGCTTCGTTCATCGGTTCGAGGATGATCCTCGGATGCAGGAACCGCGGCTCAAAATATTCAATGGTCTGTTCGAGTGCCTTTATGAGCCGCCTTTGCTCGGCGGGATTAGTCGGACTCATGGACATAATATCGGGCAGGCCGTAGCATGCCACAGAGTGCCGCACCTCGGCATCTTCGGCAACGTCGAGGTCGGGTGCCCGCGTATTGAGCAGCCATTCCAGGTCGCGGCGGACAGCCTGCTTCAGCTCACGCATCGATGTTGAGCGCGACTTCGGCGCCTCGGTCGAGACGCCGGGCTCCATATCGATGAGCCGGTCCAAGACCGACGGTGTTACCCTTACTTCTGCATCCTGTCTCGGCATTCGACTAAAAACGCGAAGGCAGGGTGGCGGGTCTTACGGTTTTCACGCCGCCCGCCTGCCCTGCTGTCCTATGGAGAAAGCTGAACGGTCGTGCTTAGATCAGCTTGTTGGCCTTCACATCGTAGCCGGCCTTAACGACACCGCCGAGCGTTCCGTCGAGCTTCTGCTCTCTGTACTCGAGCGTCATCTTCGCAAAGTTGAGCGAGATCTGATCGAGCGGGATCGTGTCAGCACCATCCGAACCGCCTGTGGTATAGGACGATACGAGGATGTCCTCGAACGTAACCTTCAAGAACTCCTGCTGCTCCTTACCTGCCTTGCGGGTAACGAGAACGGCGCGCTTGATATGCTCGCCGGTGGCGCAC from Chloracidobacterium sp. includes these protein-coding regions:
- the tssF gene encoding type VI secretion system baseplate subunit TssF: MRDELLAYYERELIFLRRMGAEFARRYPKIAARLELSEEKIEDPHVERLIEAFAFLTGRIGLKLDDELPEITEAFFNVLYPHYLAPIPSMSIVQMNYGSPHDKLTAVQKMDAGTRLNSRPIDGSPCRFRTAYDVDLMPIEVESASLESPAPKDGRGRFATAQIRIGMRCYGNSRLSELRRSSLEDVPTTLRFYIDGDPQLVYPLYELIFNNAVTVQFRAKEAPIGSQTIEHIQLRLPDPVVLQAKDAIKQVGFAENEAMLPYTKRSFMGYRLLTEYFAFPYKFLFFDVEGLDRAIAANFGSHFELVIDVKDIVPPSAPVTADTFRLGCTPIVNLFSRLSDPIYLSQQRYEYQVIPDVHRQNSTEIYSVDEVITSDPRTNTTREFSPFYSMRHAYGEQMEKSFWYTVRRQSQRPDDEGTEIFMSLVDMNFDPNVPAVEVLNVKTTCTNRDLPAKLPFGGKEGDFEIEGTALLSRVKCLTKPTETLRPPQRRSAHWRLISHLNLNYLSIVGDNNGSAEALQEILHLYNFNDSAITRKQILGITGISSRKVVRQIGQRVGAGFVRGIETTLTFDEEQFVGSGLFLFACVIEHFLGLYAGINSFNQTVVRTDQREEELCRFPPRAGEQELL
- the tssG gene encoding type VI secretion system baseplate subunit TssG, with the protein product MTEMGLAKKLAEEPYSFEFFQAVRVLEKARPGKQSVGAEAMPADEIVRFRSRVALDFPPSEIQEINEVETGTADETRVEMMVNFMGMVGVSGVLPTHYTELVFDRIRHRDTAMWSFLDIFTHRAVSLFYRAWRKYRFPVSYERGDDGFTAFLYDIAGLGTKGLRGRMSVEDESLLPYAGIVAQRPHSNNAVENILGDYFQTPVKVKQFSGQWLKLSSDDHSILGEKNSHLGVNTIIGTRVWDQQSKLRIRIGPLNFDRFRAFLPNGSAAAPLRSIIKFLLGLEFDHDIQLVLAAKQVPAAILTTRAVRKPMLGWTTFLKTKPFTQDDEQVVLA
- a CDS encoding type VI secretion system tube protein Hcp — its product is MPIADFFLKIDGIEGESQDAKHKGDIEIESFSWGANQTGSFGYGGGGGAGKVAMQDFHFVMKVNKASPKLFLACATGEHIKRAVLVTRKAGKEQQEFLKVTFEDILVSSYTTGGSDGADTIPLDQISLNFAKMTLEYREQKLDGTLGGVVKAGYDVKANKLI
- the tssE gene encoding type VI secretion system baseplate subunit TssE encodes the protein MPRQDAEVRVTPSVLDRLIDMEPGVSTEAPKSRSTSMRELKQAVRRDLEWLLNTRAPDLDVAEDAEVRHSVACYGLPDIMSMSPTNPAEQRRLIKALEQTIEYFEPRFLHPRIILEPMNEAERSLRFRIEASLDIEPTPEPVVFDTVLQSGSGEFEVKER